The Quercus lobata isolate SW786 chromosome 9, ValleyOak3.0 Primary Assembly, whole genome shotgun sequence region GTGGCTGTCTTAGTACGACTTCCATTGTTGGCCctaactttcttttattttcaaaacaggCATTGGGGCTGGAGTTGAGAGCATGTCAGTTGATACGGTTAACAAGCTTCGCCATATTAACCCAAAAGTATACTCTAactctcttttttaaaaatatgtttgaACCAAGAAATAGTTTCTTCAATTTAATTCTGAAGTACTAACAGGTAGATATCTTTAAACAAGCCAAAGATTGTCTTCTTCCTATGGGTATTACTTCTGAAAATGTTGCAGAAAATTATGGAGTAACACGGCAAGAGCAAGACCTTGCAGCTGTGAGTTCCTAAATTCCATCAATATTTATTAGCCGTTGATGCACTCATCATACTCATTACACAGAATATTTGTAATTCCTTTTATATGTGTGAATAGGTTGAATCTCATAGGCGTGCTGCTGCTGCTTCTGCATCTGGTAAATTCAAAGATGAAATTATCCCTGTCTCTACCAAGGTAAATGCGGAAAATCTATCTTCATGGGTAATTTCAATATTAAATGTTTGTTACTGATGGTTCTTCTGTAAAGATTGTAAATCCAAAAACAGGAGAGGAGATGCCTGTTACAATTTCTGTGGATGATGGTATCCGGCCAAACACAAACATGGCAGACTTGGCAAAGCTGAAGCCTGCATTCAAAAAGAATGGGACCACAACTGCAGGTATCATATGATTCTGTGCTTCTAAACTTTGGTAGTCAGTGTTTTTATATGATTTCTTGCATTGAGAAtgtgaatttttcttcatgtcTGTTTTAGGGAATTCTAGCCAGTTGACTGATGGTGCTGGAGCTGTCCTTCTTATGAAGAGAAGTTTGGCAATGCAGAAGGGACTTCCTATTCTTGGTGTTTTCAGGTACATGATTTTCTTCAGAAATTAATAATCTGGATCTAGATAAATAATACATATTTGACGCAACTTGACAATTTTGGCTTTATTATAAACCATGAATTTAGAGATTAGGTCAGTTGAGTTGaatcacaaaaattaattttccttcCTAAAACAACTGGAAATAATTTTCCCTGGGACTGTTGAAATTTTCTGTCTGTTGtgagtgttttttatttttatctttcctttaaaaaaagttaaatgacAAATGGAAAAAGACGGAGAGCTTTAAGGAAACAACTTATCCTTTGTTGACTTTTGGACCCATGATGACATGCTGAAGAATCTGGCAAGAAGAAAATTCTATATCAATTAGCAATAACCTTTAGCTTTTAATTGTTGACAAGATGATTCAGTGAAGGAATTTTTAATGTCATATAGGTTTGAAGCACAGTTTTTATGTGGTTTCCTATTACTTCTAGTTAATAGCAACTCGCTAAATGagcaaattaaaataatttagaaagATTAGTTTTTAATTGAAACCTTTTCAAATCTAAGAGTATAATTTGAAACTACTACTATGGTGGAACTAGTAATTTACCCAGTTATTTATTACTTGTCAACGAAATTTAATGTCTTCTGAATGCTCATAAAAGCTTTGCATATGTGAATATTTTGATTTATAGAACTTGAACAAAAATTGTGGTATAATGGATTTTTCTATGAGTAAACCTTTAAGAATTCCTGCCTTGGATTTGAAGAACTGACGACTTAacacattaaaaattttaatgacaAAACTGGCATGTCTGAGTAAAATAATGAGAGTCTTGAGCAAAAATTTTACAGTCTAGGTTGTGAAATTGTTTTCTGGAAACGTTTTTGTcaaagtagaaaaataaaaagctttctCTACATGTGATCTCATTTCCACTTAAATGTGTCTTCCATAGAATGATAATTTGCTTTGAGCTTTATTGGCTAATTTCTTGATTTCCAAAGTGCTTCCTTTCCTGATTTTGCAATGACCAACTAGCAAAACCAATGAGAATTACAACATACATGTATATTTATTTGGAACTAATAATGCAATTTAATGCTCTGGTTGAAAAAGTAATTAAGGTCCAGAGaacagaaagaaaagagaagaaatgcaACTATTGTAGTTATAATAGTAAGTGAATGTGCAAAGTACAATTAATCACAAGATGGATTTAGGAAGGGGCAAGTTCTACTTAAAATTGTTAGGTCGATATGCAAAATTTTATTCTGAAAGTATTAttgtatgcatatatatatatatatattgaatgtaatattattaacatatatatgattctaaaaataattctagATAGGAGTGGAATGAGAAATCCTTATTCTACGAttgattgtaattttctttgcaGAATAAGGATGATTCATTCTGCTTTTGTTTCAGGAGTTATGTTGCTGTTGGTGTGGATCCTGCTGTCATGGGCATAGGCCCAGCTGCTGCAATTCCAGCTGCAGTGAAGTCTGCTGGTCTTGAGCTTGAGGATATTGATTTGTTTGAAATAAATGAGGTAATGAGTTTTTATGATGCCtgtaattcttttttaattctcatGGAGTTTTATCTTTTTAAGCTGAGCAATTTTTTCTGTCTTGTTTAGGCATTTGCATCTCAGTACGTATATTGCTATAAGAAATTGGGACTTGATCCTGAGAAAATCAACGTTAATGGAGGTGCAATGGCTCTTGGGCATCCTTTGGGTGCTACAGGTACgaacaatttcataaaataccaaaaactGTCATCTTGTAATTGAATAATCACCCTATATAGTAAGATTGTTTGCCACTTGCCACTTGCCACTAGAactcaagttttcaaaataataataatctacagTTATATTAGAACGGAGACCTCTTTGAGATCTGGTCCTATGTTGTCAGATTTGAAAGGTTGCTTTTAATTCACAAtgattatcttttcttttttattatttacctACTCCTTTTTAATATTTCCTATTTTTACTTACAAAtctctcatttattttcttctcactAATGTTTGACCTTTGGCTATTTTCTTCCCTCACCTTTTAAGTGTCTCCTCCATTTCTCTTATatcctaaattttattatttcccTTTTTATTCCCTCCACAACTCCTCAATCCTTCTTTAGTATCTTATTACGACGGCCCTGACCTAATCCTTCATTTATTTTCCCATTCATTACTTTAACAgtcttgttttttgtttttccccttCACAAATCCCtcaatcttttctttattttcttctcttaacgattttgatattgttttcggatattttttttttctttcgataTAGTTCAATTGTTGGAAATGGGACATGGATTTAATTGCTTCTTTATAATATTTGAGAAAGGAATAAAATTCctataacaaaatatttaatgtCTGCCTTTTAAAGAAGCATTACACCCAGACACACATTATACACCTAAATAGTTAATTGAGACTTTCCTTGCATGTGAGTTTTAGTTAGCTCAAAGTCTTTTGCCCTCAAATGAGGGatttcagttttaatctcacCTACAGAAAAGGAACATGTTGGTGTCTTGGCTTGGTGCTAAAGAGCAATCATTATGGAACTGATATCATTGGTTTCAAATCCTATcatatctaaaacaaaaaacaaaaaacctatgTAAGCATGTACATATTTAAAGAGCAGAACATATGTAGAGAA contains the following coding sequences:
- the LOC115962099 gene encoding 3-ketoacyl-CoA thiolase 2, peroxisomal-like, whose product is MEKVINRQKVLLQHLQPISNSSSSPETTHESADLSASICAAGDSAAYQRKAAFGDDVVIVAAYRTPLCKAKRGGFKDTLPDDLLATVLKAVIDKTNLNPSEVGDIVVGTVLAPGSDRAIECRMGAFYAGFPETVPLRTVNRQCSSGLQAVSDVAAYIKAGFYDIGIGAGVESMSVDTVNKLRHINPKVDIFKQAKDCLLPMGITSENVAENYGVTRQEQDLAAVESHRRAAAASASGKFKDEIIPVSTKIVNPKTGEEMPVTISVDDGIRPNTNMADLAKLKPAFKKNGTTTAGNSSQLTDGAGAVLLMKRSLAMQKGLPILGVFRSYVAVGVDPAVMGIGPAAAIPAAVKSAGLELEDIDLFEINEAFASQYVYCYKKLGLDPEKINVNGGAMALGHPLGATGARCVSTLLNEMKRRGKDCRFGVISMCIGSGMGAAAVFERGDSADELRNARTDFKSGNLLSRDAQ